Proteins found in one Oryza glaberrima chromosome 4, OglaRS2, whole genome shotgun sequence genomic segment:
- the LOC127769520 gene encoding ribosome biogenesis regulatory protein homolog, giving the protein MAEAAAAPPAAAATNYEVDLGNLMAYDPSHHLPAASSSREELREECLRKGTELAQAVADALFALPATEDRDGPMVRLPPPTTRFPRGKHLPRPKPPTKWEQFAKMKGITKHKKNKREWDEQTQTWKRTYGYDRVNDDKDIPIIEAKATDEPGVDPFAQRREDKKKRVEKQEKNRLENLKKAAKVGALPSHIQLAATALPITGTKADIPKKSRKKDLEDVAGMASSATASGGKFDEKLPGEKPPKNPGKHRKFLPVVEGKGMGNQEKQQNDKILNALLAKSSEDQMDVGRAITMYKVKKEKQRRKDKEKSSSSNKLKPQKKTLKKSSKKKA; this is encoded by the exons atggcggaagcagcagcagcacctcccgccgccgccgccaccaactaCGAGGTGGACCTCGGCAACCTCATGGCCTACGACCCGTCGCATCACCTCcccgccgcatcctcctccaG GGAGGAGCTGAGGGAGGAGTGCCTGCGGAAGGGGACGGAGCTGGCGCAGGCGGTCGCCGACGCCCTCTTCGCGCTGCCGGCCACCGAGGACCGCGACGGCCCCATggtccgcctcccgccgcccaccacccgcTTCCCCCGCGGGAAGCAT CTACCAAGGCCGAAGCCCCCTACTAAATGGGAGCAGTTTGCGAAGATGAAAG GGATCACAAAGCACAAGAAGAACAAACGTGAATGGGACGAGCAAACTCAAACCTGGAAGCGGACTTATGGCTATGACCGTGTTAATGATGATAAAGACATTCCAATCATTGAAGCCAAGGCGACAGATG AGCCTGGTGTTGATCCTTTTGCTCAAAGAAGGGAAGATAAGAAGAAGCGTGTTGAAAAGCAAGAAAAGAATAGACTAGAAAACTTGAAAAAAGCAGCCAAAGTTGGTGCTTTGCCTAG tCATATACAACTTGCTGCAACAGCGTTGCCTATCACGGGAACTAAAGCAGACATacccaaaaaatctagaaagaAAGATCTCGAGGATGTTGCTGGCATGGCTTCATCAGCAACAGCTAGTGGTGGGAAGTTCGATGAAAAATTGCCTGGCGAGAAACCTCCAAAAAATCCTGGCAAACATAGAAAG TTCCTCCCTGTTGTTGAAGGAAAAGGAATGGGCAACCAGGAGAAACAGCAAAATGACAAAATCTTGAATGCTCTGCTGGCCAAAAGTTCTGAGGATCAAATGGATGTTGGCAGG GCAATTACGATGTACAAGGTGAAGAAGGAGAAACAAAGGAGGAAAGATAAGGAAAAGTCTTCTTCATCGAACAAGCTGAAGCCCCAGAAGAAAACACTCAAGAAATCTTCGAAGAAAAAGGCTTAG